The following proteins come from a genomic window of Salvia hispanica cultivar TCC Black 2014 chromosome 4, UniMelb_Shisp_WGS_1.0, whole genome shotgun sequence:
- the LOC125219045 gene encoding cysteine-rich receptor-like protein kinase 3, with product MRIWWVGLMLLQVVNSDPQTWSLGDGCSSKVPKDPSNFATNLTATFAQLRANLSEPNHFATADTKISPDPVYAMAQCRNYLSPTDCLACFDAAVIAITTKCNCSSLGARVVFDGCFLRYESYNFYQRTSEQWLICDDVSSSAAGFLEEKTRLLSDLEVATPRMKEYFAASQRNTIVYAVAQCTLTVTRLGCQGCLQAAYNSLQNCSDATGGRVTDVACFMRYSNQSFFPDDQTTPIKLPGKGIDEKAVIGGTVGGSLLFVIVATALMWFKFSRQLKNALIANILGATQLQLPNRYSYTDLKEATNNFSEENKIGQGAFGAVYKATLRNDTVVAVKKLDMKHSGAKEDFESEVRLISNVHHRNLVRLLGCCTKGFDLLLVYEFMEKKSLDRFLYGQNRGLLSWKQRVDIIFGTAKGIAFLHEDYHTTIIHRDIKPGNILLNNHFQAKIADFGLARLLPENQTHASTNFAGTLGYTAPEYAIRGHLSEKVDIYSFGIVMLEIISGRRSTDVTPDSTYEYLLKEAWKLYEKDTHQNLVDVALNLNEYQVEEVKKLVEIAMLCVQSAPSSRPTMSRVIFMLSGDGSIGVQRAVRTPSFGYEVGVHVDNGSLLSTQESDATTLLTQRVADPEK from the exons ATGAGAATTTGGTGGGTTGGGCTTATGTTATTGCAAGTAGTGAATTCTGATCCACAGACATGGAGTCTGGGTGATGGGTGCAGCAGTAAAGTACCCAAAGATCCATCTAACTTTGCCACAAACCTCACTGCCACCTTCGCTCAACTCCGAGCTAATCTCTCGGAGCCCAACCATTTTGCCACCGCCGACACAAAAATCTCACCGGACCCTGTTTACGCCATGGCGCAGTGCAGGAACTACTTGTCTCCAACCGACTGCTTGGCCTGCTTCGACGCCGCTGTAATCGCCATCACCACCAAATGCAATTGCTCCAGCCTCGGTGCCCGGGTCGTCTTTGACGGCTGTTTCCTTAG GTACGAGAGCTACAACTTCTACCAAAGGACAAGCGAGCAATGGCTAATATGTGATGATGTTTCGTCCTCGGCAGCCGGTTTCTTGGAAGAGAAAACTAGATTGCTGAGTGACCTTGAAGTGGCAACTCCGAGGATGAAAGAGTATTTTGCAGCAAGTCAACGAAATACAATTGTTTATGCGGTCGCGCAGTGTACTCTCACAGTCACGCGACTCGGCTGCCAAGGTTGCTTACAGGCAGCATATAATAGTTTGCAGAACTGCAGTGATGCAACGGGTGGAAGGGTTACCGATGTTGCCTGTTTTATGAGATATTCCAATCAATCTTTCTTTCCCGATGATCAGACAACACCTATCAAACTACCGGGAAAAG GAATCGACGAAAAGGCAGTGATAGGGGGAACGGTTGGAGGTTCCCTACTATTTGTAATTGTAGCAACTGCTCTCATGTGGTTCAAGTTTTCAAGGCAGCTCAAGAATGCTCTAATAG CTAATATATTGGGGGCTACGCAGTTGCAACTTCCAAATAGATATAGCTACACTGATTTGAAAGAAGCAACAAACAATTTCAgtgaggaaaataaaataggacaAGGTGCTTTTGGTGCCGTCTACAAG GCGACACTGAGAAATGACACGGTTGTAGCAGTGAAGAAGTTGGATATGAAACATAGTGGAGCAAAGGAAGATTTTGAGAGCGAAGTTAGACTTATTAGCAATGTTCATCATCGCAACCTAGTCCGTCTCTTGGGATGTTGCACCAAGGGATTTGACCTGCTTCTTGTTTATGAGTTCATGGAGAAAAAAAGCCTTGATAGATTCTTATATG GTCAAAATCGAGGATTGTTGAGCTGGAAACAACGCGTGGATATAATATTTGGAACGGCAAAGGGGATTGCGTTTTTGCACGAGGATTACCACACCACCATCATACATCGAGACATCAAACCGGGCAATATCCTACTCAACAATCACTTCCAAGCTAAGATTGCGGATTTTGGTTTGGCGAGGCTTCTCCCTGAGAATCAGACACATGCCAGCACTAACTTTGCGGGCACATT GGGGTATACAGCACCGGAGTACGCCATCAGGGGACATTTGTCCGAGAAGGTCGACATCTACAGCTTCGGAATTGTGATGCTTGAAATCATCAGCGGCAGAAGATCCACTGATGTCACCCCAGATTCCACCTATGAATATTTACTTAAAGAG GCATGGAAGTTATACGAGAAAGACACTCACCAAAACCTAGTTGACGTGGCATTGAACTTGAACGAATATCAAGTGGAAGAAGTGAAAAAATTGGTCGAGATTGCTATGCTTTGTGTACAGTCAGCGCCTTCGTCGAGGCCAACCATGTCACGGGTCATTTTCATGCTTTCTGGCGATGGATCCATTGGGGTGCAGAGGGCTGTCCGAACGCCGTCTTTCGGTTATGAAGTTGGAGTTCATGTTGATAATGGCAGTTTGCTTTCTACACAAGAATCTGATGCCACTACCTTACTCACTCAGCGAGTGGCAGATCCAGAAAAATAA
- the LOC125223242 gene encoding probable serine/threonine-protein kinase At1g01540, with product MLCVTQFIIILHYLSLKILSLHIPTYQCQTFPPKLTPMPNADSSSFLTDQLWKRTSIFGLHLWVVLGFFVGAAIVVFLLLLSLYLSTKKRSRKTPFLTTPAAKSSVIPTVSREIQEIRVDPDKELHPEPDPKEAHIEIVKGNVIAYPGLRSGSGQGSGEAAAAEVSHLGWGQWYTLRELEESTNGFCDENVVGEGGYGIVYHGVLKDDTKIAVKNLLNNRGQAEREFKVEVEAIGRVRHKNLVRLLGYCAEGAHRMLVYEYVDNGNLEQWLHGDVGPISPLTWDIRIHIILGTAKGLTYLHEGLEPKVVHRDIKSSNILLDKQWNAKVSDFGLAKLIGSERSYITTRVMGTFGYVAPEYASTGMLNERSDVYSFGILIMEMITGRNPVDYSRPPGEVNLVDWLKTMVSSRNAEGVLDPKLPERPSSRALKRVLLVALRCVDPNAQKRPKMGHVVHMLEAEDFPFRDDRRGGREHVRSHHRGGREMEKHVGEAGDSSGYESSIQTDRFSLRNNED from the exons ATGCTATGTGTCACACAATTCATCATCATTCTTCACtatctctctctaaaaattcTATCTTTACACATACCCACATACCAATGTCAAACCTTTCCACCCAAACTCACACCAATGCCTAACGCCGACTCTTCCTCCTTTCTCACAGACCAGCTCTGGAAACGCACCTCAATCTTCGGCCTGCATTTATGGGTCGTTCTCGGATTCTTCGTCGGCGCCGCCATCGtcgtcttcctcctcctcctctccctCTACCTCTCCACCAAGAAAAGAAGCAGAAAGACTCCATTTTTAACCACCCCCGCCGCCAAAAGCTCCGTCATCCCAACTGTTTCAAgagaaattcaagaaatccGGGTCGACCCGGATAAAGAGTTGCATCCGGAGCCCGACCCGAAAGAGGCCCACATTGAGATTGTGAAGGGAAACGTGATTGCTTACCCGGGTCTTCGTTCCGGGTCGGGTCAGGGGAGCggcgaggcggcggcggcggaggttTCCCATCTGGGGTGGGGCCAGTGGTACACTCTGAGGGAGCTGGAGGAGTCTACTAATGGATTTTGTGATGAGAATGTTGTTGGTGAAGGAGGCTATGGAATTGTGTATCATGGTGTGCTCAAGGATGATACTAAGATAGCTGTCAAGAATCTGCTCAATAATAG GGGTCAAGCAGAGAGAGAGTTCAAGGTCGAAGTCGAAGCTATAGGGCGTGTACGCCACAAGAATTTGGTGAGGTTGCTTGGCTATTGTGCTGAGGGAGCTCATAG GATGCTCGTGTACGAGTACGTTGATAATGGGAATTTGGAGCAGTGGCTTCATGGAGATGTCGGGCCTATAAGCCCCCTTACATGGGATATTCGAATCCATATTATACTTGGAACTGCTAAGGG GTTGACATATCTGCACGAGGGCCTCGAGCCTAAGGTCGTTCATCGTGATATCAAATCGAGCAACATTTTACTGGACAAACAATGGAACGCTAAAGTGTCCGACTTTGGTCTAGCGAAGCTGATAGGCTCGGAAAGGAGTTACATCACGACTCGAGTTATGGGCACATTCGG CTACGTCGCCCCTGAATATGCAAGCACTGGCATGCTGAACGAGAGGAGTGACGTGTACAGCTTTGGCATTCTAATAATGGAAATGATCACGGGGAGGAATCCGGTGGATTATAGTCGTCCCCCGGGAGAG GTGAACCTTGTTGACTGGCTCAAGACAATGGTTTCCAGTCGGAACGCTGAGGGGGTTTTGGATCCTAAGTTGCCCGAAAGGCCTTCTTCGAGAGCACTGAAGCGGGTCCTTTTGGTAGCTTTACGCTGTGTGGACCCGAACGCTCAAAAGAGGCCGAAGATGGGGCATGTGGTGCATATGCTCGAGGCCGAAGATTTCCCTTTCCGAGAT GATCGAAGGGGCGGAAGGGAGCACGTACGATCACATCATCGTGGTGGGAGGGAGATGGAGAAGCACGTGGGAGAAGCGGGCGATAGCAGCGGATACGAGAGCAGTATCCAAACAGACAGGTTTTCATTGAGAAACAATGAAGATTAG